CTGAAGTTGAAAACCTCCTGGAAATCTACAGGGAACCGGATTTCGCCGAATGGCACTGGAACATGGCGCTTCTGACGTTCAGACGTGAAGGAGATTCCGCGGACGCAGCATCGATTCTCGACCAGGCGATTGAAGTCAACCCCTTCGTCCCGAAGCTGCTTACCGGAGCCACGCCTGTTCCCGTCTCCATGCCCCCGCAGTACAGCCTGGGTTCCCCGGAAGAAGCCATTTCTTATGCCTTCCTTAACGGAAAAAACTGGTCGGACACCAAAGGCGCCCTTACTTGGGTGGCGCGAAAGACAAAAGGGAAATGACCGCCTCGCGGGACCGTAGCCGCCGGACGCTGAAGGCGAACGGTTTGTTCATGAACGCTGCACTTTATTATGGGTAGCGGCAAGAAACCCAATTTGTTGAACTCTTGCTTGACAAACATTACGCATACCCCTAAATTGATTAGGTGTTCACGCAAGAATCGTCAATTACGAGTTTACGTCCGATGAAGGTACAGGATTTTTTCCGCAACCACCCGGTATTCCGGCATGAGATGTTTGTGGCATTTCTGGAAGTTGGTGGTCCCCGTAGCGCAAAGACCCGGGAGGCGCTGCTGGCCTACCACGTCAACGCCGGTCACCTGCTCCGGATCCGTCGCAGCCTTTATGCAGTCGTACCGGAGGGAATCAGTCCGGAAAGCCACCAGGTCGACCCGTATCTGCTGGGAGCGCACATGACGGATGATGCTGTGCTGGCCTACCACAGTGCTTTGCAGTTTCATGGCAAGGCCTACTCGGTGCATCGCCGGTTTCCTTATCTTTCTCGGCACCCCGGGCGTCCTTTCAATTTCCGGGGCCAGGAATTCACCGCTGCGGCGTTTCCAAAGGCATTGCAGGCTGATCAGGCTGAACTGTTCGGGGTAGAGAGCCACAGACATGCCGGGGGACAAATCCGAGTCACCAATCTCGAACGCACGATGGTCGACGTGCTCGTGCGTCCTGACCTGAGTGGCGGATGGGAGGAAGTGTGGCGATCCCTGGAATCGGTCGAATACTTTAACTTGGACCGGGTCACCGATTATGTCCTGATGTTGCGCAGTGCGACGGCGGTGGCGAAGGTGGGATTTTTTCTCGAACAGCACCGTGAAGCGCTGATGGTGGATGAGGCGCGACTGAGAGCTTTGCGAAAGCATATACCCAAGCAGCCTTGTTATCTGGACCGCAGTCGCAGAAGGTCCGGCAGATTAGTTTCCTCCTGGCGATTGGTAGTGCCGCCAGCAGTCATTGAACGTAGCTGGGAGGAGGGTGCATGAGTCTTTCGCTCTAGGATCTTCAAGCCGAGGCGGCGGCGAGCGGGTTTCTGCCGGAAACGCTGGATAAGGTTATCCGTCTGATCGGATTGCTGGATGCTTTTCGAAATCATCCCTTCCTCGGGGATCGAGTTGCCCTGAAAGGCGGCACCGCGCTGAATCTGTTTGTATTTGACTTACCGCGGTTATCCGTTGATATCGATCTGAACTATATAGGGTCCGCGGACCGCGACGTGATGCTTGCTGAACGGGAGAAGGTTGAACAGGCAATCACGGCGGTCTGCGGCCACAAAGGATTTACGCTGTTGCGTGTCCCGCAAAAACACGCTGGCGGCAAGTGGCGACTGGGATACACGAATGCTTTTGGCCGCAGTGCAAATCTTGAAATCGATGTGGTCTTCACGTTGCGGGTTCCTCTGTGGCCGGTAGAGGTAAAGGATTACTCCGCGGTTAACAGTAAAGACATTCAGAGGAAAGAGAAACTTGTTGCTTGACTTATATATCTTGCGCAAAGGCATATTCAACTCGGAACGAATTGTGCGGGAATCCAGCGAATACTCTTTTTCTTCCGTTCGTATAAACTTGTAGATTGGTTTCAAACCCAGCAAAGCACATGGAGGTGTGTAATGAGAAAAGTATTGATGTTTTCCGTACTGGCGGTTCTGTTCCTCGGTGGAGCGACATTTGCCTCGGCCCATTGCGGAGATTGTGGTAAGAAAGCGGATTGCCCCAGAAAGTCTGCTAAAATGGACAGAATGTTTGAGAAAAAAGACGCAAACTCTGATGGCGTCATCTCAAAGGCTGAGTTTATGTCCTATGTGGAGAAAAAGTT
This genomic window from Candidatus Dadabacteria bacterium contains:
- a CDS encoding transcriptional regulator yields the protein MKVQDFFRNHPVFRHEMFVAFLEVGGPRSAKTREALLAYHVNAGHLLRIRRSLYAVVPEGISPESHQVDPYLLGAHMTDDAVLAYHSALQFHGKAYSVHRRFPYLSRHPGRPFNFRGQEFTAAAFPKALQADQAELFGVESHRHAGGQIRVTNLERTMVDVLVRPDLSGGWEEVWRSLESVEYFNLDRVTDYVLMLRSATAVAKVGFFLEQHREALMVDEARLRALRKHIPKQPCYLDRSRRRSGRLVSSWRLVVPPAVIERSWEEGA
- a CDS encoding nucleotidyl transferase AbiEii/AbiGii toxin family protein, with protein sequence MLDAFRNHPFLGDRVALKGGTALNLFVFDLPRLSVDIDLNYIGSADRDVMLAEREKVEQAITAVCGHKGFTLLRVPQKHAGGKWRLGYTNAFGRSANLEIDVVFTLRVPLWPVEVKDYSAVNSKDIQRKEKLVA
- a CDS encoding EF-hand domain-containing protein, translated to MRKVLMFSVLAVLFLGGATFASAHCGDCGKKADCPRKSAKMDRMFEKKDANSDGVISKAEFMSYVEKKFAKMDADGNGSLTKEEVKNYWTAKKEKHKDSGQCAGK